The following are encoded in a window of Ignavibacteriales bacterium genomic DNA:
- a CDS encoding quinol:cytochrome C oxidoreductase, whose product MISSSVEYQKKELPSKVQTIGLGLLLVGLLIVVLGYLINPERSAYNNIIGLTFLISIAVGSLFFVAVEFLSGAAWSTPFRRVGEFLSSTVWILPLLFIPLLLNVNTIFHWTHPAPTDKTLIDKAPYLNVSFFVVRVIGFWLLWLLFYYLMIRNSRKQDQTKDQHLTKKNIKLSAIFMPLFALTISFTAIDWLMSIEPHWFSTIFGVYYFSGTILAALAIGAIFIVLLNERGFFVKGIHTDNYYSLGALIFAFTNFWAYIAFSQFLLIWYANLPEETFWFLARWEGNWKFFSVGLIIVHFLVPYIGLLSQPSKMNPKRLIFMSGWILFAHYYDLYWLVMPNFFKEGIPFSWIELGFPLLIAGLIILVFYYQAKRNNLVPIGDPKLKRGIDFRL is encoded by the coding sequence ATGATTTCTTCTTCAGTTGAATATCAGAAAAAGGAATTGCCGTCAAAAGTTCAAACAATTGGTCTTGGTTTACTGTTAGTAGGATTGTTAATTGTTGTTCTTGGTTATCTTATTAATCCCGAAAGAAGCGCATACAATAATATTATTGGATTAACATTCCTTATTAGTATTGCAGTTGGTTCTCTCTTCTTTGTTGCGGTTGAATTTTTATCCGGCGCAGCGTGGAGTACTCCGTTTAGAAGAGTCGGCGAATTTTTATCATCTACGGTTTGGATTCTTCCATTACTTTTTATCCCGCTCTTATTGAATGTGAACACAATATTTCATTGGACTCATCCTGCACCGACAGATAAAACTTTGATTGATAAGGCTCCATATTTAAATGTTTCTTTTTTTGTAGTGCGTGTAATTGGTTTTTGGCTTCTATGGTTGTTGTTCTATTATTTGATGATTAGAAATTCCCGTAAGCAAGATCAAACAAAAGATCAACATCTGACAAAGAAGAATATTAAACTCTCAGCTATCTTTATGCCATTATTTGCGTTAACGATTTCTTTTACGGCTATAGATTGGTTAATGAGTATTGAACCTCATTGGTTCTCAACAATTTTTGGCGTTTACTATTTCTCGGGAACTATCCTTGCTGCATTGGCAATCGGAGCTATCTTTATTGTTTTGTTGAATGAACGTGGATTTTTTGTTAAAGGAATTCATACAGACAACTACTATAGTCTTGGAGCGTTGATATTTGCATTCACAAATTTTTGGGCATACATTGCATTCAGCCAGTTCTTATTGATTTGGTATGCAAATCTTCCCGAAGAAACTTTCTGGTTCCTTGCAAGATGGGAAGGGAATTGGAAATTTTTCTCTGTCGGATTAATCATAGTTCATTTCTTAGTCCCTTACATCGGTTTGCTTTCACAGCCATCAAAGATGAATCCTAAGCGGTTAATTTTTATGTCCGGCTGGATTTTGTTTGCACATTATTATGATTTGTATTGGCTCGTAATGCCAAATTTCTTTAAGGAAGGAATTCCATTCAGTTGGATTGAATTAGGGTTCCCTTTATTAATAGCCGGTTTGATAATTCTTGTCTTCTATTATCAAGCAAAGAGAAATAATTTAGTGCCGATTGGCGACCCAAAACTAAAACGCGGAATTGATTTCAGATTATAA
- a CDS encoding cytochrome c has translation MSLNKKPEDELKFRELLKNPIRLFGWVFVLFFVIILLFGIYFVNNLNQISFNEQVVGIADTTGIKKEIPIKKGGVMPAVDLDLVKNPAPDFIANGKKLYEATCMSCHGEKGLGDGTAGTMLNPKPRNFNAVDGWTNGRDVDQMYKTLQEGIPKNGMAAYEYLPKIDRFEIISYIRTFAQFPPVTDDQLINLDMNYQVSQSATVTSTIPVSLAETKLEEENSTLNMQFLKFQKHVNDAQGNAGANVLKNYSVNLKKVFTSFSRLGANQSLDNYVFIVIADPINAGFNPTVVQLSKDVWKMLYDYLKSSTM, from the coding sequence ATGAGCTTAAATAAAAAACCAGAAGATGAATTGAAGTTTAGAGAATTATTGAAAAATCCAATACGATTATTCGGCTGGGTTTTCGTGTTGTTCTTTGTAATCATTCTTTTATTCGGAATTTATTTTGTTAATAATCTTAACCAGATTTCTTTTAATGAACAAGTTGTTGGGATAGCAGATACAACCGGCATCAAAAAAGAAATTCCCATAAAGAAAGGCGGTGTGATGCCTGCTGTGGATTTGGATCTTGTGAAGAATCCCGCTCCGGATTTTATAGCAAACGGTAAAAAATTATATGAAGCAACATGTATGTCTTGTCATGGTGAAAAGGGATTAGGCGATGGAACTGCCGGTACTATGTTAAATCCAAAACCAAGAAATTTTAATGCTGTAGATGGCTGGACAAATGGAAGAGATGTAGATCAGATGTATAAAACACTTCAAGAGGGAATTCCGAAAAACGGAATGGCTGCCTATGAATATTTGCCAAAGATAGATCGCTTCGAAATTATTTCTTACATAAGAACTTTTGCACAATTTCCTCCGGTTACAGACGATCAACTGATTAATCTTGATATGAACTACCAGGTTTCGCAGAGTGCAACAGTAACCAGCACTATTCCGGTTAGTCTTGCTGAGACAAAACTTGAAGAAGAAAATTCTACACTGAATATGCAGTTTTTAAAATTTCAAAAACATGTGAATGATGCACAAGGAAATGCCGGAGCCAATGTTTTGAAGAATTATTCAGTCAATCTAAAAAAAGTTTTTACTTCCTTCTCACGTTTAGGCGCTAATCAAAGTCTTGATAATTATGTTTTTATTGTAATAGCAGATCCGATTAATGCCGGTTTTAACCCGACAGTTGTTCAGTTATCTAAAGATGTATGGAAAATGCTTTATGATTATCTGAAATCTTCAACGATGTAA
- a CDS encoding SCO family protein: MKNTKLYLILFLLISFPLFAQKKIEVGIDEKLGNTLPMDLNFQTSEGKTVTLKDIISKPTLIALVYYECPGICNPMQNELAWTIDKLQLEPGKDFQVVSISFDHKETPAVAAKWKRNYLLTIKRKFDPSSWLFLTGDSLNVHKLTEACGFYFKPADKQFVHAATLVAISPQGKISRYLFGTNFNPFDVKMALLEAESGKTSPTISKVLQFCFSYDPNGRQYTLNITRIIGAVMLIGIGIFLSVLLMKKKNRIKELK; encoded by the coding sequence ATGAAAAACACAAAATTATATCTGATATTATTTCTTCTGATTTCTTTTCCTTTGTTTGCGCAAAAGAAAATTGAAGTTGGAATTGACGAAAAGCTTGGCAATACTTTACCTATGGATTTAAATTTCCAGACTTCGGAAGGTAAGACTGTAACTCTTAAAGACATTATCAGTAAACCAACTTTAATTGCTTTGGTCTATTATGAATGTCCCGGTATATGCAATCCTATGCAGAATGAATTAGCATGGACAATTGATAAACTCCAACTTGAACCCGGGAAAGATTTTCAAGTAGTAAGTATTAGTTTCGATCATAAAGAGACTCCGGCGGTTGCAGCGAAATGGAAAAGAAATTATTTATTAACGATCAAAAGAAAATTTGACCCAAGCAGTTGGCTTTTCTTAACCGGTGATAGTTTGAATGTTCATAAACTTACCGAAGCTTGCGGATTTTATTTTAAACCGGCTGATAAACAATTTGTCCATGCTGCAACTTTAGTAGCTATCTCACCTCAAGGAAAGATTTCCCGCTATCTATTCGGAACTAATTTTAATCCGTTTGATGTTAAGATGGCATTACTCGAAGCTGAAAGCGGAAAAACATCTCCGACAATTTCTAAAGTTTTGCAATTTTGCTTCAGTTATGACCCCAATGGAAGACAATACACACTTAATATTACGCGAATCATCGGAGCTGTTATGCTTATTGGTATCGGAATATTTTTGAGTGTTTTATTAATGAAGAAAAAAAATAGAATCAAGGAGCTAAAATAA
- a CDS encoding cbb3-type cytochrome c oxidase subunit I — protein sequence MANEIAVKNFYQQSTNKHTGILSWLLTKDHKRIGLMYMMAIMTFFVVGMIIGLLMRLELIAPGRTIMGAQTYNTLFTLHGVIMIFLFIIPGLPAIFGNFFLPIQIGAADVAFPRLNLLSWYIYMIGATLVLVSLFLPGGPIDTGWTFYIPYSIRSSTNVSMALFAAFVLGFSSILTGINFITTVHRLRAPGMGFFKMPLFVWATYATAWIQIIATPVIAITILLVIIERAFGVGIFDPALGGDPILFQHMFWIYSHPAVYIMILPAMGVVSEIIPTFSRRTIFGYKQIAYSSLAIAFIGYLVWAHHMFSSGMSDTARWIFSLLTFIVALPSGVKIFNWVATMYKGSIDPQPPFLWVMNFIFLFSIGGLTGLVLGSLATDIHLTDTYFVVAHFHYVMFGGTGTIFFAALHYWFPKMFGRMYNMKFARIAVVLYFIGFNMLYFPKFIMGYMGMPRRYYDYLPQFTPYQRISTIGSWILVGTIFFIFGYLIHALRKGKKATSNPWGGVTLEWHIPSPPPLENFETIPTVTHEPYDFSQLKEMKNE from the coding sequence ATGGCTAATGAAATAGCCGTGAAAAATTTTTATCAGCAGAGTACAAACAAACATACCGGAATTCTTTCCTGGTTGTTGACAAAAGACCACAAGAGAATTGGCCTGATGTACATGATGGCGATTATGACATTCTTTGTCGTTGGAATGATCATCGGGTTACTGATGCGGCTGGAATTGATAGCACCGGGCCGCACGATTATGGGTGCACAGACTTACAATACATTATTCACTCTGCACGGAGTGATAATGATTTTCTTGTTTATCATTCCGGGTCTTCCGGCTATTTTCGGAAATTTCTTTTTACCGATTCAAATCGGTGCGGCTGATGTTGCATTCCCAAGATTGAATTTGCTTTCGTGGTATATTTATATGATCGGTGCAACATTGGTTCTTGTTTCACTTTTTCTTCCGGGCGGACCGATTGATACAGGGTGGACATTTTACATTCCATATAGTATTAGGAGCTCGACAAATGTTTCGATGGCATTATTTGCGGCATTTGTACTTGGGTTCTCTTCCATTCTAACCGGAATAAATTTTATAACAACAGTTCATAGATTACGCGCTCCCGGAATGGGATTTTTTAAAATGCCGTTGTTTGTTTGGGCAACTTATGCTACTGCTTGGATCCAAATTATTGCTACACCGGTTATTGCAATTACAATTTTGCTAGTGATAATCGAACGGGCATTTGGTGTGGGGATATTTGATCCTGCTCTTGGCGGCGATCCGATTTTATTCCAGCACATGTTCTGGATCTATTCACATCCGGCTGTGTACATAATGATCTTACCGGCAATGGGTGTGGTCTCGGAAATTATTCCTACATTTTCTAGAAGAACGATTTTTGGATATAAACAAATTGCGTATTCATCGTTAGCAATTGCGTTTATCGGATACCTTGTTTGGGCGCATCATATGTTCAGCAGCGGAATGAGCGATACGGCACGATGGATTTTTTCTTTACTCACATTCATTGTTGCGCTGCCCAGCGGAGTTAAAATATTTAATTGGGTAGCTACAATGTATAAAGGTTCTATTGATCCTCAACCGCCATTCTTATGGGTCATGAATTTTATTTTTCTTTTTTCAATCGGCGGATTAACCGGACTCGTTCTAGGTTCGCTTGCAACCGATATCCATCTTACCGATACTTATTTTGTAGTGGCGCATTTCCATTATGTTATGTTTGGAGGAACTGGTACAATCTTTTTTGCCGCACTTCATTATTGGTTTCCAAAAATGTTCGGTAGAATGTATAATATGAAATTTGCACGCATTGCAGTTGTATTATACTTTATTGGATTTAACATGCTCTACTTCCCAAAATTTATTATGGGTTATATGGGAATGCCGAGAAGATATTACGATTATCTACCGCAGTTCACACCTTATCAGAGAATTTCTACAATAGGTTCATGGATTTTAGTTGGAACGATATTTTTCATTTTTGGATACTTAATTCATGCATTAAGAAAAGGAAAGAAAGCTACATCAAATCCTTGGGGTGGTGTTACATTGGAGTGGCACATTCCATCTCCGCCGCCGTTAGAAAATTTTGAAACTATTCCAACCGTTACGCATGAACCATACGATTTCAGCCAGCTTAAGGAGATGAAGAATGAGTGA
- a CDS encoding cytochrome c oxidase subunit 3 family protein, translating to MSDHQEAAVHQVHRDDAGARMGMWLFLFTEVLLFGGMFLVYAVYRYQYPDQFHLAAKELNTTLGTLNTIILITSSLTVALSIAALQKGNKFLSLILLSATLLFALMFMVIKYFEWTAKISHGIYPGSPELLTKPNGQILFFGLYYVMTGLHGLHVLVGMVVISFMIVFIARDKVTPDNYVKLENSGLYWHLVDLIWIFLFPLFYLIQ from the coding sequence ATGAGTGATCATCAAGAAGCTGCTGTTCATCAAGTTCATCGTGATGATGCTGGTGCAAGAATGGGAATGTGGCTTTTCCTTTTTACCGAAGTACTTTTATTCGGTGGAATGTTTTTAGTTTACGCTGTTTACCGTTATCAATATCCTGATCAATTTCATCTTGCTGCGAAGGAACTGAATACAACTTTGGGTACGCTGAATACAATTATTCTTATAACAAGCAGTTTGACAGTTGCACTTTCGATCGCAGCTCTACAGAAAGGGAATAAATTTCTTTCGCTGATTCTTCTTTCTGCAACTTTATTATTTGCTCTGATGTTCATGGTAATCAAATATTTTGAGTGGACAGCCAAAATATCACATGGAATTTATCCCGGATCGCCTGAACTATTAACTAAACCCAATGGGCAAATTCTTTTCTTCGGTTTATATTATGTGATGACCGGCTTGCATGGTCTTCATGTTTTGGTCGGAATGGTTGTAATCTCTTTCATGATCGTATTCATTGCAAGAGATAAAGTTACTCCTGATAATTATGTGAAGCTGGAGAACTCAGGTTTATACTGGCACTTAGTAGATCTAATTTGGATTTTCTTATTCCCACTTTTCTACTTAATTCAATAA
- a CDS encoding cytochrome C oxidase subunit IV family protein produces MSGNNKHHISYGTYIIVWLALLAFTSLTVTIAGVNLGRYTLFIALLIAAIKSALVINIFMHIKFDEPIFKVFLGISGSTLFIIFLLTFFDYIYR; encoded by the coding sequence ATGAGCGGAAACAATAAACACCATATTAGTTACGGAACATATATAATAGTTTGGCTTGCGCTGCTTGCGTTTACATCACTTACAGTAACGATCGCCGGTGTAAATTTGGGAAGATATACTTTATTTATTGCATTATTGATCGCTGCAATAAAATCCGCACTGGTTATAAATATTTTTATGCATATAAAATTTGACGAACCGATCTTCAAAGTATTTCTTGGAATAAGCGGCTCTACTTTATTTATAATTTTTCTCTTAACATTTTTTGATTACATCTATCGTTGA
- the coxB gene encoding cytochrome c oxidase subunit II: MGFGPTTHTDSVDFVMLYIVAISVVLLLGITATMIYFVFKFNRKKGHAPVDIHGNILLEVVWIVIPTLLVLSMFYFGYSSFREIRDIPANPYTVKVTARMWQFSFEYKNGKKADTLYVPVNTGIDLEMQSMDVNHAFYIPAFRIKEDILYGKTTHLYFTPKIVGDYDVACAEYCGLNHSAMYTKVKVLQDNDFYKWLERPGVPLTKIQTNN; encoded by the coding sequence ATGGGTTTTGGTCCAACTACACATACTGATTCAGTTGATTTTGTGATGTTATATATTGTTGCTATTTCCGTAGTTCTTCTTCTGGGAATTACGGCGACAATGATCTATTTCGTTTTCAAATTCAATAGAAAGAAAGGACACGCCCCTGTTGATATTCACGGCAATATTCTTCTTGAAGTAGTATGGATCGTTATTCCAACATTACTTGTCCTTTCAATGTTTTATTTCGGCTATTCAAGTTTTAGGGAGATAAGAGATATTCCGGCAAATCCTTACACAGTTAAAGTAACCGCAAGGATGTGGCAGTTTTCTTTCGAATATAAGAACGGGAAAAAAGCAGATACACTTTATGTACCTGTAAACACCGGAATAGATTTAGAGATGCAGTCAATGGATGTGAACCATGCTTTTTATATTCCTGCATTTAGAATTAAAGAAGATATTCTTTATGGTAAAACAACGCATTTATATTTTACACCTAAGATAGTCGGTGATTATGATGTAGCATGTGCGGAGTATTGCGGATTGAATCATTCAGCTATGTATACAAAAGTAAAAGTTTTACAAGACAATGATTTTTACAAATGGTTAGAACGCCCCGGTGTTCCTTTAACAAAAATTCAAACGAATAATTGA
- a CDS encoding protoheme IX farnesyltransferase, giving the protein MFHQLKKHIGIILELGKVKITSFVAVSTSVGYILHSGKFEWTLLFIVIGVFLLACGSSALNHYQERDLDAQMERTKGRPIPSGRVTPFYAVVVSFLLAIIGLAIIYFSSNLTALILGFIALIWYNIIYTPLKKRFALAVVPGSVIGALPPMIGWTASGGNVFDMKILSLALFFFIWQIPHFWLLLLLHSKDYEKAGFPTLTKIFNELQLGRITFIWIAALVTSCLLIPFFNVSSSYYVLIILFLLGVWLMWKTRGILSDYLERIIFRKAFLSINLYVLAVVLIISIDKLFLKVL; this is encoded by the coding sequence TTGTTTCATCAATTGAAAAAACATATTGGAATAATTTTAGAACTCGGCAAAGTTAAAATAACTTCCTTTGTTGCAGTTTCTACATCGGTAGGGTACATTTTACATTCCGGAAAGTTTGAATGGACTCTGCTGTTTATTGTGATCGGAGTATTCTTATTAGCTTGTGGTTCATCCGCGTTGAATCATTATCAAGAAAGAGATCTTGATGCACAAATGGAACGAACGAAGGGGAGACCGATACCTTCGGGAAGAGTTACACCTTTCTATGCAGTTGTTGTTTCGTTCTTGTTGGCAATCATTGGTTTGGCGATAATTTATTTCTCATCAAACTTAACAGCGTTAATACTTGGTTTTATTGCGTTGATCTGGTACAATATAATTTATACTCCGTTGAAAAAAAGATTTGCGCTTGCTGTTGTCCCGGGTTCTGTCATAGGCGCTCTTCCGCCAATGATAGGCTGGACTGCTTCAGGAGGAAATGTATTTGATATGAAGATATTATCACTTGCATTATTCTTTTTCATCTGGCAGATACCGCATTTTTGGCTCTTGCTTTTACTTCACAGTAAAGATTATGAGAAAGCCGGATTTCCGACACTTACAAAAATATTTAATGAACTTCAGCTTGGAAGAATAACTTTTATTTGGATTGCCGCACTCGTTACAAGTTGTTTGTTGATTCCTTTCTTTAACGTATCATCAAGTTACTATGTTCTAATAATTTTGTTTCTGCTGGGTGTTTGGTTGATGTGGAAAACGAGAGGAATATTATCAGATTATCTTGAAAGGATAATTTTCAGAAAAGCTTTCTTGAGTATTAACTTATATGTCTTAGCTGTTGTTTTGATTATCTCTATTGATAAATTATTTCTTAAAGTATTATAA
- a CDS encoding MFS transporter, producing MQKILLNESEKPTKKHYQILIMSWAGWVFDFYDLVLYTFLLIPIGKELHLSDVALSFVLGSSLAATALGGVLFGILSDKIGRRTVLQLTILVYSIGTFLCGLSFSLFTLVIFRIITGLGVGGEWATGQTYVGETFHAKMRGKYCAFMQTGAPIGVALASVVGGLIAPMVGWRICFFVSVLPALLVIFIRKHLPESDLWEERKKIISGKQISENEIITETENKFVLLFSKQYRRLFIQALILAIFDMSAYWFTYSWLPGYLHQQRQFSLTKSALWILVTQAGGFIGYFIFGYIADHFGRRPAYSIYSVIMAAGLIMITIMWDVIVSVPLVILVFMFLVGFGTGMFGGFGSLFSEIFPTSIRNTAMGTAFNLARGVQFFTPVVITLIAAKYGLGGGISLAALFALLTGIWIWTFPETKGKVLTAVGVSL from the coding sequence ATGCAAAAAATCTTGTTAAATGAATCTGAAAAACCGACAAAGAAGCATTACCAGATCTTAATTATGAGCTGGGCAGGATGGGTATTCGATTTTTATGATCTTGTTCTTTACACTTTTCTTTTGATACCGATCGGAAAGGAATTGCACCTCAGCGATGTTGCACTTTCATTCGTATTAGGTTCATCGCTTGCAGCAACTGCATTAGGAGGAGTTTTATTTGGAATTCTTTCCGATAAAATCGGTCGGCGAACGGTTCTTCAATTGACAATTTTAGTCTACAGTATCGGAACATTCTTATGCGGATTATCATTTAGTCTTTTCACTCTTGTCATTTTCAGAATAATAACCGGTTTAGGAGTTGGCGGTGAATGGGCAACCGGGCAAACATATGTGGGTGAAACTTTTCATGCAAAGATGAGAGGAAAATATTGCGCGTTCATGCAAACCGGTGCGCCAATCGGCGTTGCTCTTGCCTCAGTGGTTGGCGGATTAATCGCTCCGATGGTCGGCTGGCGGATCTGTTTTTTCGTTTCAGTTCTACCGGCTTTGCTTGTAATATTTATTAGAAAACACTTGCCGGAATCGGATTTATGGGAAGAACGGAAAAAAATCATTTCCGGTAAACAGATTTCCGAAAATGAAATCATTACTGAAACTGAAAACAAATTTGTACTACTGTTTTCAAAACAGTATAGAAGACTTTTCATTCAAGCATTGATACTGGCAATTTTCGATATGTCCGCTTACTGGTTCACATATTCTTGGTTGCCGGGATATCTTCATCAGCAAAGACAATTCTCTCTCACGAAATCAGCCTTGTGGATTTTGGTAACTCAAGCCGGTGGGTTCATCGGTTATTTTATATTCGGGTATATTGCCGATCATTTTGGCAGACGACCTGCATATTCGATCTACTCGGTTATTATGGCGGCGGGATTGATTATGATTACCATTATGTGGGATGTGATAGTTTCCGTTCCGCTCGTGATCTTAGTATTCATGTTTTTGGTTGGATTCGGAACCGGTATGTTCGGCGGATTCGGTTCTCTCTTTTCCGAAATTTTTCCTACGTCGATCAGAAATACAGCGATGGGTACTGCATTTAATCTTGCTAGAGGTGTTCAATTCTTTACACCTGTAGTAATTACTTTGATAGCCGCTAAATACGGATTGGGCGGAGGAATTTCACTTGCAGCGCTGTTTGCTTTGCTCACCGGAATATGGATTTGGACTTTTCCGGAAACTAAAGGTAAAGTGCTGACTGCTGTCGGCGTATCACTGTAA
- a CDS encoding (2Fe-2S)-binding protein: protein MSELIEFKLNGKAVKVNADGERMLLWVLRTDFGLTGTKYGCGEGFCGACTVLINNKAERSCSIAVKSVKGKEVLTIEGLINNGKLHPLQKAFAEKDALQCGYCTPGMIMNAYGLLKKKPKSTYDEIIKEMDDNFCRCSAHKRIVEAIQTASTEMK, encoded by the coding sequence ATGTCTGAGCTCATCGAATTCAAACTTAACGGTAAAGCAGTTAAAGTAAACGCAGACGGTGAAAGAATGTTGTTATGGGTTCTTAGAACCGACTTCGGTTTAACCGGTACTAAGTACGGGTGCGGAGAAGGATTTTGCGGTGCCTGTACTGTTCTAATTAATAATAAAGCTGAACGTTCTTGCAGTATAGCAGTTAAAAGTGTTAAAGGGAAAGAAGTGCTTACGATTGAAGGATTAATAAATAACGGCAAACTGCATCCTTTACAAAAAGCATTTGCAGAGAAAGATGCACTTCAATGCGGTTACTGCACACCGGGAATGATTATGAACGCTTACGGTTTACTAAAGAAGAAACCAAAATCGACTTACGACGAGATCATAAAAGAAATGGATGATAATTTTTGCAGATGTAGTGCTCATAAAAGAATTGTTGAAGCTATTCAAACAGCATCAACTGAAATGAAGTAG